The Setaria viridis chromosome 2, Setaria_viridis_v4.0, whole genome shotgun sequence DNA window TTATTTAACTTTGTAATGTATATTGTTCAAGTTTGTGTTCAGTTCTTGATGCATGTATGATCTCAGTACCTGATTATTGAACTTTGGACAGTCACAATAACTTTGTCACATGAATGTGTTCATTTTGGAAGTAGGGGCATCTAATTGGTGATTTCTCACTCACTTTGATTCAGATTAGGTCAAGGTTGGCATCACTGGATGGAATTGTGCCTTCTACACATGGATTTATGGTAGGAAGCTCCAGTATGAAGAATGTTTGGTTATCCATGGAGCATCAATCTATCCTATGGTGCAATCAATTAGCTGTACAGGTCGGAACTATGTGTTAATGACAATTGATAAATTCTGAATGTTTTGCTGTTTGTGGTAGCATTGATACTTGTGTTGACTTGACATTCTCCAGGTTGCTCACACTCTTCTTAGCATCATAGATCCTGTCAACGGGCAGCCATTTTTGAGTACACAAAAAAGAGTTTTTGTGTTCACAAAAATGCTTCAAAGTGCTGTTCCTCAGTCTTTGAGTTCAATGACTCATGTTCCTGGTTCTCTATCATCAAATTTGCCTGCCAGTGATAACTGGGATGCTGGAGGTAAAGCTCATTCTTTCCTCCTTAAGTCCGTTGCAGTTAGAGCAGTTGGAAATTGTTTATGGAATGAATGAGCACATACTTCCTGGCCAGGATCTGAAATTTATGTAGAAATGTTGATGAGCCTCTCATATCTCTTTTCAAAAAACTAATTCTGTTTATAAACATTCTATTGCGAAAGAATTTTTTGTCACCTCTTCCAAATTAATTGAacttatatactccctccgtcccaaattataggtcgttttagcttttctagattcatagtttttgccatgcatctagacatagtgtatatctaagtgcatagcaaaatctacgCATCTAAAAAacccaaaatgacctataatttgggacgaaggagTAATGTACTAAGATGGTTTCTTTGCTCTTGTTTCTATTGTCTTCCAAGATCTTGTTTATTTAGTTTGAGTGCGGAGTGCCTAACATCAGCACTTATATAACATGGGGCTCATGGAATTGGTAActttttatgctttagagaaagcatgtcaaactgcTACTTTAGTATAGCATATTTATATCGCATTTATTCACTCAAATGTTGTGTAAACCCTTGTAGTTAATTATAGGGTCTTATGCAGTTACATAGTGCCAAAATCTCATATTATTCTTCGTATCTGAACATATTggtatattttttttgtgtagAAGTACAGCAAAAAGATTCACCTTCTTGCCCACCATCCACTCAATGGACCAGTGATGGCCTTGAAAAGGACCTGTACATTCAGTCAAATTCAGTTACCGTTTTAGCAATGGATGGCAGGAGAAGATGGTTAGATATTAAAAAGCTGGTAGGTGACTGGCCTTTTAGTGTTCAATCGCTATCTATATGTGTTTAGAAGTTTCGTTTATCATTTAGAAACTTCCATTGAAGTTTAGATTGGATTACTGCCACATATGATGAATAGCTTTGACAGCTTTGCTCATTTCTTGTGGAAGGGATCAAATGGCAGAGGACACTTTGTTTTTGTAACAAATCTTGCTCCATGTTCTGGAGTAAGGATTCACTTGTGGCCAGAAAAGCATCATTTACCTGTGGAAAATGAACTACCTGCCAGTAAAAAGATATTGGAAGTCACGTCGAAGATGGTCCAAATTCCTGCAGGACCTGCTCCAAAACAGGTGATATTTTCAACTTGTTGACCTAATCATTCTCATTTTCCTACATTCTGTCATTAATTGCTTTGTCTGTGGAATTTGGGTAGACATTACACTGGTTATCTTTGTAATGTGCtgcttacattacagacagtaCAGTTGAGGACCACTAAAATCAGTGTCTTACTGTTAGCTGCAATGTATATGCCTCATTTTTGTATAGTATGTTAGGCCAGTCCATGAACTTGattcttggattttttttcctataaaTAGATATTAAACATACTTCTTGGAGagcttgtgcatttatgttgtGTGAATGCCAGGCAGTTCCTGCTACCTTTTGTCTTAGGGACAATTGCACCCTTGCCCTCACTCCAAAATCTAATTGTGGATTTtcccctgttttttttttcacattgcATGTTTGCCCTCGTTCATTGAATGTGAACCTACGGTCACTAACTTAATGGCAATTGCTGCAATCTAATTTACATATTGTGGATAATTTAAATAAAATCTCATGAACAGACAAAAGATGTGCCCTCACTATTACGACATGGCATCTTTTCATCCTCTCTTCCTTATTCTTCTCTTTTCCCACTGTCTCTACACTGGATCTGAGTAGGTGGAGGCGTGAGAGCAGGTGCAAGCATGCGATGGGACAATGTTAGCACACAAAATGTTTTGTTATCTATCATTATGTTCTTTTAGTTTGATATGCTATCTCTATAATGCTCTTAAGCTGACACATGTTATCTCTCTTACATTAAAGTTTCTAAATTTTTAATTTAGAAAATTAAATTAATTTAAATTTAAGTTTAAAAATAACTCATGGAGATAAATGTAGATACACCATTCAAATGTCTAAGTTCTAAACATTATTATTTAATTGTTTGCTGTAAAAACATAGATTATAACGAAAACTTGCCTTTGTTTCTAAAATATGTATATTCTTTAGAGTCTAATAGGATCATGATCCATATGATCCCTGTTATGTTAAACAAAAACCGATCACAATTTTGACAACCTTCATAATTATGTGTTATGCTTTTTGAGTAGGTTGAACCTGGGAGTCAAACTGAGCAACCATCTCCTTCTGCATTTCTTCTTTTAAGTCCAGAAGAAATGAATGGTTTCAGCTTCATGACCATATCAGTGGCGCCTCGACCGGTATTCTCTTGTGCCATTCCTGTCTTGCACTGGAATGTTTTTGGCATAGTTAAATGTGCTTATAAGTTTTTTCGCACATCAACTTTTTGGAAATAGTATGTCCACCACATTAATCCCTTTACAGAAATTTTGCAGCTTTTACTGAGTAAACACAAcggataaaaaaaatagtaaatttCACTGCAGGTACAGCACCTGTACACTAGGCCATAGTCTTATAGAGCATTGTGCGCTCtgctaaaaaataaaagataaagcttgGGCATGTTTGTTTTGTTAGGGCATCTGTACTCTCACATCAATGATGTATAGATAGCTCAGTAACTTAGGTTTTCTGATGTTTCTTAATTATCTAGGTGACTTCAAATTTAATTCGTTATCCCAATCCCACCTGGCACCTTCCGTGTATGTTATGGCCGTTTAAAATCTTTTTCTCAGTGGAAACAAAATATCTCGCTTTGAACCGCTGATGGAATTTTTATCAGTGTTCTGAACTTCAGTATCCAGACAATTTCAGGTAGGCCTCCCCCGGCAGCCTCTATGGCAGTGGGACAGTTCTTCAATCCAGAGGAAGGGGCAAGCGCACTTTCTATTGGCAGGATTATTGGCTCCAGTTTTGCTCCTGAAGTGAGTAACTAGTAATTACTGAAACATAGATTATGATGTTTCGTCTATTGTATGCTATGTAATATTGGTCAAatcttataatttttttatctcAGGAAATATTTCTGTCAGAGGATCACCCGTTGGCTCTTAACTTGTCATTTTCTGCAAGTCTCGGCCTTCTACCAGTAACATTATCACTGAAAACTGCTGGATGTGGAATAAAAGATGCTGGTGACCAAATGGAAGCCGAGAGAAATAGTGAGAACACTACTCTTTTGCTCCGTAAAATACTGATTTGGAAAGCAAAGTACTTTTGCTAGTTTCCTAGTCTTTGTTGGTTACTTTGGTGATAGTAATAACTGATAACAAATGCGGAGTTAACATCTATActaatgtgtgtgtgtgtgtgggggggggggtgatATTATCAATTAGTAAGTGTCCAATAACATAGAATAACATGTAATACTGTCTGACCAGACTAGCAATTTATGCTGATTACCATAACTAACCTTGTTTGCAGTACCTCAATGACCTTTCGTATGTTTGTTTGTATTATAGATCTTTGTAAGTTGCGGTGCTTCCCACCTGTAGCTTTGGCATGGGATTCTGTATCAGGCCTACACATCATTCCAAATATATACTCAGAGACTGTAGTGGTCGATTCATCACCTGCTTTTTGGGACTCGCCTGAAGGGACGGACAGAACTACAGTAATGATCCTGGTAAGGTTTTGTTTTATGTTGTGTGCCTTTATATATTAACATTAAAGTAAGTTAGTGACTCAAATATGCTCTGTATACGGACACTGGAACTGCAAAAAAATCAGTTTGTTGTATGGAACTACATAATACCGATTCTATTATTTTTAGAACATAGGATCTATGAGGCACTAAATGTTTTTGTACCCTGtgactttgcttatttttgcATGAAGCATTTTACCAATTTCATTGATCCCTTTGTTTCATCACTTCTGCTAGCTGTTGTGCACTGCCAGGTGCTAGCCGTTAGCCTTTTACAAACCTAGAGCATATGGTTGCAAATCAGTACTAGCAACTGTACCTGTCATTTTCCTATGAAAAGTACAATATTTTACCCTGCTTGCAAATCAATACTAGCAACTGTACCACTTATCACCTTGGGTGGCCCATCTTAACTAATCCTAAATTGAATGTTAGAATTACTAGTGTGGTAGTGTCAGTTTCGAACAAATATTGAATTTACAGTTTCACATAGCAGTATCAGATATTCAAATGTATGGGGTGTCAAGTTGTACAATATGCATTTTCCATTTGTCACAGAGCTAATTTTCTCGTCTTTTAACTTATCCATAGTAAGAAATCAAAACAAGTTATCTCTCAACTGTAACTCGGTGTCTTGGAATTTGTAGGCTGACCCACATTGCTCATATAAAGTCACTGCTCGTGCTTCACTAAGTGCTGCGGCAAGCAGATTCTTTTTATTGTACTCATCAGAGGTAAATCTTCTTGTTCCTATGTACTTCGATACTTGCATGACAGCATGCTGTTACCCTTTTTTCTGAGTTCCATTCATAAACGGAGGATCACACAGTAGTGTTGTTACATCTGCTAGATCACATTGATTGTTTAACGCTATATGATATGGATTTGGTTGGATATGGTTACAAGATCACAGGTAGAGCACTCCCTGTCATCTTATTGCGGGCAGCATTCTTCCCTGCCAGGCACTAGCCGTTAGCCTTTTACAAACCTTGAGCATATGGATGCACATCAGCACCTCATATACAAAAACCTTCAAAACAAAATAGATGGTTTCTGGGCTCTGGTCTGCTAATATTTCCAGCCTGTAGCCTCTTCATATCTTGAAGTCCATTAGGATattttctagttttcctttgctATATTATCTGCCAGTCTTTGTACTGGAATCTATGTCTTTCACAACACCAAGTTATTGATTATATATCATTCTCATTTTATTAACATGTCACTGTATGTTTACATGGAACTGCTAACTACTGTAACAGCATAATTACATAAGCGATCAGCAATTCTTTGTTATTTTCTAAACTGCAACCTGTTTGCTTGCAGATTCTTGGTTTCATGGTGGCCATAATGTTTTTCGGCCTGATGCGACAGTCGTCAGCATGGGAATGCGATTCTTCTGTGCCATCCATTTTATCAGCTATAGAGTCTAATCTTGGACTACCAAAGCCATTCATGTTTCTTTGCTTCATGCCGATACTTCTATTTCTTGCCTTTTTATTTTTCACGACTGAGCAAAAACCACCATTTGGGACCTTCTTGTTGGTTACTGTGATCTGCTATATAGTTGCTAATGGTTTCACAATCTTGTTGATACTAAGTTCAAAATTGTTTCTGTATGCGGTTGCCATTCTACATGTCTTTATCAAGAGAAGGTCAGTACACACTAGTATATCTAACAGTTTTTTTTGGTCTCTTCCATCTTTTCGTTGTTAAACATGCAGATACTTCAGATTTTACTGGTTCTGATCAAGAGCTATTAGTCTTGAAATTGCTAACTATCTTTGGGATAGAGGTGTTCCATTTGATTGGAACACTTTGCTTCTTGTATAAGTAGGTAGCTTTTATTAGAATCATTATTCTGATTAGCAATGCAATTCACACAATTTTTTTCCTTACCCATCAAGTATAAGAGTATCTTTTAAGGAAGATGGCCAGTTTAATTTCAGAACTACCATGATTGGTTATTATTTCGTTTCAAGTACTCCAAAAGTTGTGTTATGGTTATTACCTATGTTAAACCATATTTTACTTGTTTATACAAGTCCGACTTTTTATTTCTTGTCCTGTGTGACTTGATAAATGATTTGTTATGAAGCATAAATAATTGCTGTATTGTTGACTATATGGACTCTGCGCTCAACATAAAATCATACTACCATTTGTCTTCCTCAAATCTTGCAACAATTATTTACAGATGGCAATCATGGGGGGATGGTGTTCAATCTGCATTTCTTCGTCAATTCTTCACTTTCTCTTTCTCATTGCAGTCACTGAAGGTAGACATCCAGTTATAAGTGAATGTATATGGAGaccttattttctttctttttcgtCTAGTCCTTTGTATTCAGGTACCAACTAACGTCATCTTGGAAAAGATTGTGCAGATGCTTAAGAACAATCCAAATATAATTGTAGCAATTGCTACTTTACCACTTGTCTGTTTGGTTCATCCAGCTATTGGCCTTGGTCTGCTACTTCTCTCTCATACCTTCCACGCCCATTCAAATCTATGCAGGTGcgttttaactttttaaggATACtttttaatttatattttactccctctgttccaaattaccAGCTTTTTATGCTTAATTTATTTGTTGCTGTGACACAATCTAAAGTGGAATTCTTTGTCCTTCAACAGCTTTTTAGCAGCTTCTTTTCGTAGTATCACTCAGAAAAAGGACTTGTACAAATCCAAGATGGGTGATGGTCCAGTTCTGCTTTCCAAAAGTAAATCAGATGGGCTCCAGCAACTTCTGCCAATGGGTGATAGCCCAACGGCGCCTAAAAGCTTTACTGACAGTCAACTAGAATTGTTTGATTGTCGGCATGGCATCATGATTTTGCATCTTCTAACCACACTCATGTTTGCGCCTTCACTTGTTGCTTGGCTACAGGTTTGTCATTCTTAACTACCTGAACATCATGAGGCAAATTCCTCCTAGTTTCCAGCTTTCTATTTGATTGACTTAATCAGTGAGGATTCCAatctgttccttttttttctacagAGGATTGGTATGGGGCAGAATTTTCCCTGGTTCATAGATTCAGCTATTTGCGTTGGTGTTATACTGCATGGACTATTTGGATCCCAACCGAATGTCAGCTGCTGCATATCTTTCAAGCTACCTGGAAGGAGAAGGCGCGAAGTTGGTCTGAGCTTCCTCTACCTCCTGGCTGGCTATTATTCCTTCGTAAGCTCCATGGCTTTGGCGCCATATAGAGCCTTGTATGCCATGGCAATCATCGGTTACATATGTTTTGCTTCCAGAGTTATTGAGAGAAGAAATATGGTGAGAGGTGACATTAGCTCTAGGAGAAGTCGGAAGCACTCTCATAGACACTGACACCGTGGAAATTGTAGTTTTGCTATAGTGGAACAGATTTGTGTATGATAGCAGCTCCTGGTTTCTGGTTAACGGTTCAAAACCGCAAAAGCCTGCTTgggtgctgactgctgaggcCAGTTTTGGGAGTCTAAGCAGGGTAGATTCTTGTTTGTGCAGTTTTTGGCAGACCGAGGAGAAAATTGCGATTCTGTGGAGATTACTTGTAGCTGAAAGGTGAGGTCGAAATCCGGCTTTTTAACCCCCATCGTTTGAATCTGGGTTTCCTGTAACTGTTTTGTCTGGAAAGATGAATCGGTAAATGTACATTGTTTAAGGCTAGCTAGTGTGGCACATGAAATGATTTTCGGCAAGATGCATTTGAATGAACTACGGCATATATCAACTTATCTGTATAAAGTTGGTTAGAATTGCTGATATTTGGCAAGGCTATGAATGAGAAGACCTTGATTTGGTAAGACTTAAAATTCAAAAAACAAATTGACCAGGAAGAATATGATGATCATGAatcctctttttcttttttttccaattgGTGAGCTATCCCTAGATTGCACGAGTGTAGCCACTTATTAATCTCCCATCCattttaattacaaaacctGCCCCCTCATTCTCTTCCAAGTTTCAACAAGGATGCCTCTTACATCTCCCACCAAAAATGGGATGCActgaaatatatatattaaaaaaatcaagaatCACAAGTATGAACAAATTGCACAATCGGCTTCATCACTGCTTGTTCCTCATCctgctccctctctcctctggcgtcctctccttcctcgccggcggtggcggtgtctTGGTTGACGCTGACAGCGACCTCGTCatggtggctgctgctgctccgtcCACCACCCGGGCGTGATCACGGCGTGGCCGGTGCACGTCTGACTTGTGGTCGGCGGATGAGGCCGGCTCGTCCTCTCTGGTTCTCGTCGCGAGCCGGGAGGTGGCGTCGACCGAGGCCCGGTCTGCCGGcgcgacggccgcgccgccatgGCTGGCTCCAGCGGCGGTGCCCATGGTCCTCTCCTGCTCGACGAAGAGGAGCTGCACGATGGTGCGCAGCGGCATCCGGTCGTTGGATATCGCCTGCGCCCGCACGTCCGGCGACAGCTTCCGGCAGTCGATCAGCCGGCACAGCCGCTTCTTGTCCGCCTTGCTGAGCTCCGGGTGCTCCTGCAAGTAACCGCCATGGCCATTGAATTGGTCAACTCCAATCCCGTCAAAATTTTCATGTTCGTTGGAGAGAGATTTCTTCTTACCTTGAGGTAGACGTCGATGGCGTGGTAGAGGCCGTCGTGGTCGCTGCGGGCGATGTCCGGCAAGCACTCGACGAGGTCGGCGAATCTTCCCACGGGGAAGTCGCGGTCGAGCGCGATGGTCCGCAGGTACTCGTCGAAGGTCCTGGCGACCTTGTCCATGGCGGCGCCCATCCGCCGGCGCTCGTCAGGCGGCGCGGGCCGCTGGAACTGCGCGAGGAAGTGCTCCAGcacggcctccgccgcgccgacgTCGTACGCCTGCGGATCCGACGGCAGCGGGATGAGCAGGTCCGCCGCCGTGGCCTCGTGCAGCTGGGACCCGGCCTGCCGTACCAGCTGCGCGCgcgtcgacgacgacgcgccgaCGTAGTTGGCCAcccgcagcagccgcagcaggaaCCGGCCGGTGACCGACCCCGGCTCGCCGGGGATCATCGTGACGATGGACTCCAGCACGCGCCGCTGCGTCGCCAGCGTCTCCTCGGCGGCCGAGCTCTGCGCCgcctggtggtggagggcgacgCCGCCGTTGGCAAAGCCAGCGCCTCCGACGGCGCGCAGCGGGTCGACGAGGTGCTTGCAGGCGTAGACGTGCAGCGCCTCGCcgatgagcggcggcgggagcagccGTGACGCGCGCACGGTGGAGAGGACCGACCGGAACACCTCGATGTCGAGCTCGGAGACGTCCTCCGTCCACCAGTCCTTGGGCACCGATGACTTCCTGCTGGTGTACCCCGGGCGGGTGTAGGTGAAGGACCAGGTGACCTTGGACGGCGGCGTGAGGATCTTCTCGACGATGGAGTCGACGCAGGGCTGGACGACGCGGCTCTCGCTCCAGCCGGAGACCCGCCACGCCGCCTGCAGCGCGGCGACGGAGTCCTTCCACCCGTGGAGGACGCACGAGTCGAAGA harbors:
- the LOC117842054 gene encoding uncharacterized protein isoform X1 yields the protein MGGGGGGFRGSCRVGAVLLFSAWVALAALSRLLRPVPNGCVMTYMYPTYIPIAGAPRNVSSDRYGLFLYHEGWKQIDFAKHIRGLRGVPVLFIPGNGGSYKQVRSLAAESFKAYQNGPLEPTFYREASSTFAGDEPKDFSIPSRYGRMLDWFAVDLEGEHSAMDGRILEEHTEYVVYAIHRILDQYKESHLERTKGGAQSSHNLPSNVILVGHSMGGFVARAALVHPNLRKSAVETILTLSSPHQYPPIALQPSLGHFFSHVNEEWRKGYKTGVSHASSPKLSNVVVVSISGGIHDYQIRSRLASLDGIVPSTHGFMVGSSSMKNVWLSMEHQSILWCNQLAVQVAHTLLSIIDPVNGQPFLSTQKRVFVFTKMLQSAVPQSLSSMTHVPGSLSSNLPASDNWDAGEVQQKDSPSCPPSTQWTSDGLEKDLYIQSNSVTVLAMDGRRRWLDIKKLGSNGRGHFVFVTNLAPCSGVRIHLWPEKHHLPVENELPASKKILEVTSKMVQIPAGPAPKQVEPGSQTEQPSPSAFLLLSPEEMNGFSFMTISVAPRPTISGRPPPAASMAVGQFFNPEEGASALSIGRIIGSSFAPEEIFLSEDHPLALNLSFSASLGLLPVTLSLKTAGCGIKDAGDQMEAERNNLCKLRCFPPVALAWDSVSGLHIIPNIYSETVVVDSSPAFWDSPEGTDRTTVMILADPHCSYKVTARASLSAAASRFFLLYSSEILGFMVAIMFFGLMRQSSAWECDSSVPSILSAIESNLGLPKPFMFLCFMPILLFLAFLFFTTEQKPPFGTFLLVTVICYIVANGFTILLILSSKLFLYAVAILHVFIKRRWQSWGDGVQSAFLRQFFTFSFSLQSLKIVQMLKNNPNIIVAIATLPLVCLVHPAIGLGLLLLSHTFHAHSNLCSFLAASFRSITQKKDLYKSKMGDGPVLLSKSKSDGLQQLLPMGDSPTAPKSFTDSQLELFDCRHGIMILHLLTTLMFAPSLVAWLQRIGMGQNFPWFIDSAICVGVILHGLFGSQPNVSCCISFKLPGRRRREVGLSFLYLLAGYYSFVSSMALAPYRALYAMAIIGYICFASRVIERRNMVRGDISSRRSRKHSHRH
- the LOC117842054 gene encoding uncharacterized protein isoform X2, with product MGGGGGGFRGSCRVGAVLLFSAWVALAALSRLLRPVPNGCVMTYMYPTYIPIAGAPRNVSSDRYGLFLYHEGWKQIDFAKHIRGLRGVPVLFIPGNGGSYKQVRSLAAESFKAYQNGPLEPTFYREASSTFAGDEPKDFSIPSRYGRMLDWFAVDLEGEHSAMDGRILEEHTEYVVYAIHRILDQYKESHLERTKGGAQSSHNLPSNVILVGHSMGGFVARAALVHPNLRKSAVETILTLSSPHQYPPIALQPSLGHFFSHVNEEWRKGYKTGVSHASSPKLSNVVVVSISGGIHDYQIRSRLASLDGIVPSTHGFMVGSSSMKNVWLSMEHQSILWCNQLAVQVAHTLLSIIDPVNGQPFLSTQKRVFVFTKMLQSAVPQSLSSMTHVPGSLSSNLPASDNWDAGEVQQKDSPSCPPSTQWTSDGLEKDLYIQSNSVTVLAMDGRRRWLDIKKLGSNGRGHFVFVTNLAPCSGVRIHLWPEKHHLPVENELPASKKILEVTSKMVQIPAGPAPKQVEPGSQTEQPSPSAFLLLSPEEMNGFSFMTISVAPRPTISGRPPPAASMAVGQFFNPEEGASALSIGRIIGSSFAPEEIFLSEDHPLALNLSFSASLGLLPVTLSLKTAGCGIKDAGDQMEAERNNLCKLRCFPPVALAWDSVSGLHIIPNIYSETVVVDSSPAFWDSPEGTDRTTVMILADPHCSYKVTARASLSAAASRFFLLYSSEILGFMVAIMFFGLMRQSSAWECDSSVPSILSAIESNLGLPKPFMFLCFMPILLFLAFLFFTTEQKPPFGTFLLVTVICYIVANGFTILLILSSKLFLYAVAILHVFIKRRWQSWGDGVQSAFLRQFFTFSFSLQSLKMLKNNPNIIVAIATLPLVCLVHPAIGLGLLLLSHTFHAHSNLCSFLAASFRSITQKKDLYKSKMGDGPVLLSKSKSDGLQQLLPMGDSPTAPKSFTDSQLELFDCRHGIMILHLLTTLMFAPSLVAWLQRIGMGQNFPWFIDSAICVGVILHGLFGSQPNVSCCISFKLPGRRRREVGLSFLYLLAGYYSFVSSMALAPYRALYAMAIIGYICFASRVIERRNMVRGDISSRRSRKHSHRH
- the LOC117842055 gene encoding BTB/POZ domain-containing protein At5g47800 yields the protein MKYMKLGTKPDTFYTEEAVRSVVSDVPADLIIHVNNTKYELHKFPLLLKCGLLQRLCSDTGDEEEPVPVALHDIPGGEDAFELCAKFCYGISISISAANLVPSMLAARFLRMTEAVAKGNLAAKLESFFDSCVLHGWKDSVAALQAAWRVSGWSESRVVQPCVDSIVEKILTPPSKVTWSFTYTRPGYTSRKSSVPKDWWTEDVSELDIEVFRSVLSTVRASRLLPPPLIGEALHVYACKHLVDPLRAVGGAGFANGGVALHHQAAQSSAAEETLATQRRVLESIVTMIPGEPGSVTGRFLLRLLRVANYVGASSSTRAQLVRQAGSQLHEATAADLLIPLPSDPQAYDVGAAEAVLEHFLAQFQRPAPPDERRRMGAAMDKVARTFDEYLRTIALDRDFPVGRFADLVECLPDIARSDHDGLYHAIDVYLKEHPELSKADKKRLCRLIDCRKLSPDVRAQAISNDRMPLRTIVQLLFVEQERTMGTAAGASHGGAAVAPADRASVDATSRLATRTREDEPASSADHKSDVHRPRRDHARVVDGAAAATMTRSLSASTKTPPPPARKERTPEERGSRMRNKQ